From a region of the Lactuca sativa cultivar Salinas chromosome 4, Lsat_Salinas_v11, whole genome shotgun sequence genome:
- the LOC111921881 gene encoding uncharacterized protein LOC111921881 yields MPNHVFCHYKFWTVKQCNFNIDEAGRHKKLQLQELEELRNDSYENSRIYKEKTKLFHDKSIARKHFEPGHRVMLYHSQLKFFPGKLRSRWIGLFVMLKVFEHGAVEIQSEETGKVFKVNGHRLKPFYEGFNANFLEVIQLDAQVY; encoded by the coding sequence atgccaaaccatgttttTTGTCACTACAAATTTTGGACGGTCAAGCAATGCAACTTCAACATTGATGAGGCGGGGAGGCATAAGAAGCTTCAACTTCAAGAGTTGGAGGAGTTGAGAAATGACTCATATGAAAACTCAAGAATCTACAAGGAAAAAACAAAGCTTTTCCATGACAAGTCCATTGCCCGCAAGCATTTTGAGCCGGGACATAGGGTTATGCTTTATCATTCGCAATTGAAGTTTTTTCCTGGAAAGTTGAGGTCAAGATGGATAGGTCTGTTTGTTATGCTAAAAGTCTTTGAGCATGGAGCAGTTGAAATTCAAAGTGAAGAAACGGGGAAAGTCTTTAAAGTCAATGGGCATCGATTAAAACCTTTCTATGAGGGCTTTAATGCAAATTTCTTAGAAGTCATCCAATTGGATGCCCAGGTGTATTGA